The following proteins are encoded in a genomic region of Sebastes fasciatus isolate fSebFas1 chromosome 12, fSebFas1.pri, whole genome shotgun sequence:
- the LOC141779278 gene encoding uncharacterized protein LOC141779278, with translation MPSAHRQNSFIMEKQKSVNTVASTHLGGESSTFICTECGDGFSQYSNVLAHMAIHGPLESFSLDGSSNGFEIPREYVLQENGTLTVVNGLESHSSVKPVSPGVLPSHFPTPIKPVSPTLRPQPSPYRDVFRPRPSDLNLEKSRQGNYRCEICSRSFNSLQSLHRHQQYRNTERGYKCTLCCKIFEGRQDLKNHLQDHANERFHCCSHCGKRFLKVDALNAHQKENHLVAKATALGNSVNKQEKKIEKTYPCRKCKCNFFWMSDFQTHSLHLCKGKEADATLASEIEIEVNSKEDAPLENRYSNGTSIDVKNGHSKAILDFSPTPYRCGLCGDRFQRLAALKEHHLTHQTQEEIDQQNQESQRTFKRRMPPKGRRRRTSNPNGKLHPCKHCHRVFNHSSSLSRHMRYHKGTMHTCVFCGRHFPQRCDLRRHIAMYHKTEIEKKPGLKHFNTNPQNGPSPNSLNGDTNSPDEKSKSSSDNEQTASPEQYPKGKQSGKAGRVNYKCQECGKRFGLLCVYQRHLRYHKKEPNKCPRCPAQFKNSSSLELHLQNHPSTGEPNDDVGQASHDTGSSGDPALEKGNGEDIEDDYMDHTPNDKGNSSEVLYECTECTETFSCLDTFLQHQTSHGSENNG, from the coding sequence ATGCCATCAGCACATCGCCAAAATAGTTTCATCATGGAAAAGCAGAAATCAGTGAATACTGTTGCTTCAACGCATTTGGGTGGAGAATCAAGTACCTTCATCTGCACTGAGTGTGGTGATGGGTTCAGTCAGTACTCTAATGTGTTGGCCCACATGGCCATTCATGGACCTTTGGAGTCATTTTCCTTAGATGGCTCATCCAATGGATTTGAAATCCCGCGGGAATATGTGCTACAAGAAAATGGCACACTGACAGTTGTGAATGGCTTGGAGTCACATTCCTCTGTAAAACCAGTATCTCCTGGAGTCCTGCCATCGCATTTCCCAACCCCTATCAAACCAGTGTCTCCAACTCTAAGGCCTCAGCCTTCACCTTACAGAGATGTGTTCAGGCCAAGGCCATCAGACTTGAACTTGGAGAAGTCTCGCCAGGGCAATTACCGTTGTGAAATATGTAGCAGATCATTTAACAGCCTGCAGAGTTTACATCGTCACCAGCAGTATAGAAACACAGAGCGAGGTTACAAGTGCACTTTGTGCTGTAAGATCTTTGAGGGTAGACAGGACCTTAAGAATCACCTCCAAGACCATGCCAATGAGAGGTTTCACTGCTGTAGTCATTGTGGTAAGCGATTCCTTAAAGTGGATGCACTTAATGCTCACCAAAAAGAAAATCACCTCGTTGCCAAGGCTACAGCTTTGGGTAATTCTGTGAATAAGCAGGAAAAGAAGATTGAGAAAACATATCCTTGTAGGAAGTGCAAGTGTAATTTTTTCTGGATGTCAGATTTTCAGACACATTCactgcacctttgcaaaggaaAAGAGGCTGATGCTACTTTGGCATCTGAAATTGAAATTGAAGTGAACTCTAAAGAAGACGCGCCACTTGAAAACCGCTACAGTAACGGCACATCTATTGATGTTAAGAATGGGCATAGTAAAGCCATTCTTGACTTCTCTCCCACACCGTACAGATGTGGTTTATGTGGTGATCGTTTCCAAAGGTTAGCAGCTCTGAAGGAgcatcatctcacacatcaaaCTCAGGAGGAAATAGATCAGCAGAATCAAGAATCACAAAGAACCTTTAAGCGAAGAATGCCACCTAAAGGTAGACGTAGAAGAACAAGTAATCCAAATGGCAAGCTGCATCCTTGCAAGCACTGTCATCGCGTCTTTAATCATTCTAGTAGTTTATCTCGGCACATGAGATACCATAAGGGTACTATGCATACATGCGTATTTTGTGGTAGACATTTTCCACAGCGCTGTGATCTGAGAAGGCATATAGCCATGTACCACAAAACTGAAATAGAAAAGAAACCAGGTTTGAAACACTTCAACACAAATCCACAAAATGGGCCTTCTCCCAATTCTCTTAATGGGGACACAAACTCTCCTGACGAGAAAAGCAAGAGCTCCTCTGACAATGAACAAACGGCATCACCAGAGCAATATCCAAAGGGGAAACAATCGGGAAAAGCGGGTCGAGTTAACTACAAGTGTCAGGAATGTGGAAAGAGATTTGGGCTCTTGTGTGTGTACCAACGGCACTTGCGCTATCACAAAAAGGAGCCTAATAAGTGCCCGAGGTGTCCAGCTCAATTCAAGAACTCTTCATCCCTTGAGCTTCACCTTCAAAATCACCCAAGCACAGGAGAACCAAATGATGATGTTGGACAAGCATCTCACGACACTGGTTCCAGTGGGGACCCTGCCTTAGAAAAGGGAAATGGAGAGGACATAGAGGATGACTATATGGACCATACTCCAAATGATAAAGGAAATTCTTCAGAGGTTCTTTACGAATGCACTGAGTGCACTGAGACATTCTCATGCTTGGACACGTTTCTTCAGCACCAGACTTCTCATGGCTCAGAAAACAATGGGTAA